The DNA window ACGTCATCAGGTTGGGTTGGGTGACGTCATCTAGGTAGAGCTCCACACTGTGTGTCATTGACATCATTTCACTGAATCCCTAAGATTTCACCGGAAAACACAAACACTTCCTTCCCAGTTATCTTATCTTCATCAAGTGCAAGCACACGGGAGTAGTTCAATAGAAATACCAACTCTCTCCACTTCCTACTTCAATTCACAAGTAAGTTAGGGGAATTGTGCTCCGACGGTCTTCCACCCCATTCATGCTCTTTGTAATGGAGTTTCAATCACAATATCTAAGTGCAAAATAAATCGTCCATCCTAATAGATTATGATTCACGAGAGGACGATTATCTGAATTATGGATGCTTTCGGCCATAAGGTCGGAGCATATTCTCATCTAACAAATCAAAGGAGCTGTGTGCCGCTGTGCTTGCCGGGGAAGATAAGTGAATAGAAGTGCTTGCGATGAATTAGGGTTATCATTTTGTAGGCCACTTATACAGAGTCCCAACATATTCCTAATTTATTGATCAGATGGGCCAATCAAATGGTAACTGGGCCTCGCACCAGGCCCAATCCATCTACGACGAAAATATTCTCAACTTCTTGATCTATTGGGCCAATTAAAATTTGTCTGGGCCTCCTATTAGGCCCAATCCATTCTTGTCGAAAATATTATCAACTTCTTGATCCACTGAGCCAGTTAAATGTCAATTGGGCCTCGCATAAGGCCCAATCCATTCTTGTCGAAAATgttctcattttttttatccAATGGGCCACTTAAAATGTATATGGGCCTCGCACCAGGCCCATTATCATAATAACAGAAGGCCCAACCATATTGGTCCTCGATTCCAAATATCCATAATTCTAGCAATCATGCTCTGCAATTCTTGTTCCAATTCCTCCTGCCACGACTACTTATGCGCACTGCATCGCAATGATGTCCTTGCCTGCACCAAGTAGAATGTCACATTCTACTTCCTTGAAGAGCTCCTATTCGCCCACAGAAATCAAGATCAGGAACCAACTGTCCAAGAGAAAGATGCGAACTAGGAGAATTAGGTTCGCGTGTGGCTGCTGCCTGCTCGACCACAATGGATGCAATAAGGGACATCATGTTCTCAGCATTGATGCGACAAGGAAGTTATTCCTGGGAGTTCAGGAAAGATCCCCtccatacatacatacatatacacatagtatatatatgtatgtatggaTTTGAGTAGGCTCTAGTATGGTCTGGTATGAGTCTGAATTTGGATATGGATTATAGAAAATCAAATCCTACTAGAGCCATGACTCTTTTACAAGATTTGAATGCAATTGCAATACATATACATCACTAGCTAGTCCAAGACTACAATTACTACAATACTGTTATTATTAGAACGGTTTGTCTAATGGGTCCgttaaaatatttttcaggtattatatttttgaaaatataagattaattaggtaaaataaataaatacaaagggAGATATAcaagattaaatagaaaaatatataaatacaagagagaataataattgttagtatgtatatatatatatatatatatagatatatatatatatatgatagatTAACTGAATAATAGGTGTGTTAACGAGCACCCTTAGGGCACCCGTTAGAAAAATCCTTATTAGAAAAGCAAGTAGTAGGCAAAAGCAAACAGCTTGCCAGTGCTAAAGGATGGAAAACAAAAATCCTTTCAGgtgttatatttttgaaaatataagattagttaggtaaaataaataaatacaaaggaAGATAGATAAGATTAAATAgggaaatatataaatacaagagagaataataattgttagtatttgtgtgtgtatatatatatatatatatatatatatatggtagaTTAACTGAATAATAAGTGTGTTAACGAGTACACTTAGGGGCACCCGTTAGAAAAATCCTTATTAGAAAAGCAAGTAGTAGGCAAAAGCAAACAGCTTGCCAGTGCTAAAGGATGGAAAACAAAACGTATGCGGtggaagaaagaaacaaataagagaaaaaaaagaggaagagaattagataagcAACTTTCTTAGATTTTCCaatatttttggtattttatgtTTAGGATATAAACAAAACTTGAAACATATAAACTCACTTAAAAACTAAATATGATTGTAAATATAGTGAAGGAGTTTTAGTCTAATTATTAATTAAGATATATTATTATTagattatataaatatatataaaatgtataatatttatttgtattaattaatttaagCAAGGTATCCTACCCGTGCTCTGCACCATTACTCCCCGCCCCTATTGCCATCctttggccttttttttttggtgttgaCAAAAGACCTAATAGCTATGTCAATAGTTTTAGGCCTCTACCTATTAAGATTTAAAATTGATGAAGTtggagaacaaaaagaaaagaagaaatagaaaataGAATGGAGAGAGAAATTTGTGAAAAACAATCTTGGAATGCGAGTATGTGTTTAACTAGAGAGCGCGTTGGATCTACTCATTTCTTGATTAAGccaaataaaaaatagataagGTGAATAGATGCGCATAAAAATATGactttatttcatatatatatatatatttatataagtacatgtatatgtgtatataagATGTGGCAAAATTTGGAACACATGGTTGACATAGATCGGATTTACCCAAGTGTTTGCCCCTGCCCCCACCCTCACCCTCACACACACACGATGTCTCCTAAACTTATGAAAGATGAAATATACCAAAATgactaattttctttttcttcccccTCAAACCGAAATACCTTGTCAATGGTCAATGATCAACCATAATGAATAGACAACTTTGCCCACTGGTTAACAGTAATATGTAATTCATGTCATTCTGTCGATCACTTGTGGAGGGATTAAATTGGCTTAAAATAATAGTTGAAGGACCACATTTTGTAAAACTAAGGTTAGAGGATTAAAAGTGGTTTTTGTACAAAAGTTGGCctattatttcatttatttcccCAAGTTTTGTCATACTTGGGTTTTACAGAATTGGCCACTATAgactaatttaaaaaaaaatatgaggaGTTTATTAAGTTCCTATACTGCCACAAACACTTCGGCTATCCAAGAATTGACTACAACTCTAGTTTTGTAAGTACGCCAAAAGTACGCATGGAGTAATATACAATTCGTacgtataattaaaaaaaaacttcattttttgtATGTTTAAAAAATTCTTTAGAAAAATACTTGTACTTTTCCCATGATCTTATAAAACTCGTAGGATCAACGATGGTGGCGTGATGTTTATTATTTGTAATTTCAAAATAAGAAAACACATAATTTCAATTACTCAACTGGTTGAACCTGTTAAAATTCGCCAATCTGAGTTTAAAACACATAAAATCAATTACTCAGCTAGTTGGACTTGTTAAAAATTAGAACTGATTGCTCAATTGGGTCATTCATTGGTTTGAGTATAAATACATTAATAAGATTCATGGGACTAGGCTCCTCTTGATTGCGAACTTCTCTCCATTACACtctaataaaattaatttaaaatttttaaaaaatcaatatcatttataatatatttcattacTCGTGTCATTTATGCATAAAAATTCATAAGAAATTCTCCAAATTATCATTTGATTAATCATTATAAATTTTGTCACATTAGTTTGAGTTTAAATCAATTTTGATTCTTACAAATGTTTCATATATATTGAATGTCAAAatattcttaaaaaaaattatgtttagTATGttaatttcaaaagaaaagtatTGACGCaattataaaattttataatatatataaatttaaatataaaCATATAGAGAATCCAATAGAGAGGATTCTAACCCAGAAGCAcatggcttgattgtgttgtCAAACGTATGCACTTAGAAAGTGAATTTGTAGGAGCTACACGTATACGGTTGGATGCAAAATCTGGTgcgctatttttttttttttttttttttttgtaatttaggAGTAAACTAAAATGAAAAGCATGACGGTTTTCAATATAATGAAAGGATTATATATCTTCCGCATTAATTTATACTTGTGGCCATCATTACCTAACATCATTCATTGTATATTATATAGTTCTAAACTAGACAGgtatcttaaaaaaaaaaaagttttggtAAATAAATTAGACAGGTATTATGTATCATGTACCAACCAAGAAAAGTAGACAATGTGTACAACCTTGTCTACACGaagcaaataaaaaatgaaagcaACGTTAAAAATCTTCCTTTCTTCCTAGCGAGCGACTTTTTCCTTGAGCTATCAATGGAGAGTCATGGAAGCGACTGGTAATTATCCTCACAAGCTCGGTCTAATCCAATTGGGTCGACAAACCATGTCCAGAAGTGATCCACCaagaaaatgaaacaagaaagaataGCATCATGCAGATACAAAAGTTGAAGCTCATAGTCATGCTGCTGCAATTTCATCGAAGTGTAAGGAGCAGGACACCGACATAATGGGCAAGTCGAGTTCTTCTGCAACCAAACATCAATGCAGTCAACGTGGAATCCATGGTTGCATTCGGGAAGAACCCTGTATTTTTCACCACTAGAAATATCACGTAGACATATTACACACCGCAGTTCAGGACTCTGATCAGCAATATTTGGAGAGTCGTCGCGGGACCATAATGATCTTGAATGGAAGTCGAGGATTGTGCGCAGAGTTCTCAGGCTGGCAGCTGCAATTGTCGAAATGACCGTCATTTTTGGCTGAAACTTGCTATTTCTGCATGGTTTTCTCTAATGGAGGGCTTAGAGAATATGTTATGCTTTCATTTCTCTGCTGCTTCACTCATGGGTTCGATTGAGAGATCACAGGTGTCCTGTAGAATATATGGTAACTTGAGATTGAGGCCCTTATTTTAGATTGATTTATGATTGGATTCTGAGAAGGATTGATTTGAACATGTAGAGTTTTTGACCGTTGAAAAGGGAACAAGCTGAAGTAGTCAGGAAAGAATGGAGAAATAGTAATTAACAAATAGTTTTAAAGATTGTTAATTACTATTAATATTGTGGAGAACCATTCTAGCCACCGTGTATGACCGGTTATGGCCCAAGGGAAATCAACAGGTTGTGATTGAGTTAGTAGGAGTAAAAAAATGTTTTCTTGGATATTATGCTGCTTTTGAGTTTTGACCAGCAAAATGTAtgtgttactttttttttttttggggtcataCATCGGGTACGGGGAAGGGGGACAGATCCAATTCGACTATTTGAGCCGACACATACTAAACAAGCAGGAGACAAGTTCAATTGGACCATTGGGATCGATGGAAATTAAACTACCATCAGACCAAGTGCCTGTTGAATTTGGATTATAGAAGAAGTCATATATTAATGGCAATTAATGAAAGATAatatttaaattcttgatttcgCACCTTACAAAGACACTTAAAGGTTTTTGTTGTGACCAACAGCCCAACCCACCAGGCAGTTGGCTAAAATCTAAGTGTTAATTCGTTACCTGCTATTCTGGACATTAAATAACGAACTCAAACCAAGATTTAGATGATACATGGATGAAGCATATTGGTATAGGAGATTTGAGACCATGATTAATTATGAGAAACATTTTAGGGGAAGAGGGTCCTTAATTTTGTCAAGAATATTTAGGAATATGTAATTTTCCATTGGTAAAAAATGAGACTTGAAAATCTTGGGGACTGCCATTTGAAGTGAAATCCACAAAAAACATTCCTTACATTTTCgcaaatttactttttattctttacttttaaaattatGCATTTATACCTCCGCAATGATGGATTGTATTGATTTGGTTCTAAACTCCGATTTGGTCACTTTTTGGAGTGAAAGCGTCACAAGGTTTTCACTTGAGCAGGTGGTGTATTTCAAAGTGGCAAAAATGTCAATTCGAGAATTtcaactcaaaaaaaaaaaaaaaaaaaaactcaataaCATGACCGAACTCGTTGAAATTGATTAGAAGCATATTGCTGGATTGAGTCTCTGATTTGATTTTTATGCCCCTTAAAAATTTACTACATGTTGCTCCTCTGATGGTTTCAAGTGAAAAAAGTCATAGGAACTAGAGTTTGGAGTTAAATTAGTGGGTGTAAGATGTAAATATGCCAGTTTAGAGGTGAGAGACAAGAAAAAAGTTAACCATTGGACCTTGGTCTAATGGTGAGGGAGAGCTCTTTAAAGCTCTTTTATGCACTAGGTTGGGAATTCACACTCCGTCTGGTGCATCTCACGAGAGGTATAGtgctttttgtttttaaaaaaattcaatgagTGCAGTAGTACGCTTGTCTGATCTAGTGGTGTAAATCCTCTCGACCATGCAACTAGCTATGCTGCCTCTGGCTTTTTTGCTTACCCAcatttaaagaaaagaaaagattaattGTGTTTGCAATTGTTAATTGGATTGGCAAAGAGTAATTGACTAGTTTAATTGCCTGACACCAAATGGCAAAAATGTGAAcaatttttgacttggaacctttTGAATGAATCTCGTTTACTGCGTGATGCACCAAGTACTGAAAGCTTTTCGCAAGTAAAATAAGAAGAAGAGGTACAATGAATCTATGTGCAAATTAAAGGTCAATTTTGAAAGTTAGCTAATCCATTTTAATTAGTTCAATATTTGCATTATTTAATAGACTGAGCTTTGTCAGTCAGTCTGTTAAGGCACATAATTGTAGATGTATCAATTGTTTTGAACCTACATAATCGTAGATGTATCAAATGTATTGAAATCATCCTGGATTATACATTAGATGCATTCATATTGAAGTATATTGTATACTCGTGCAACATGTTAACTACACAAATATTGTCATTCATATATGAAACAATGCGAAACATATGAATAGGTATTATAGTTGTATAAAAGCAACAAAATATACTTCTGTGTAATAGTATATTATGTTGAATTAGTACTGTTTGCATATGTATAATATGGGTGTACATACATTCCTATGTTGTACACGCAATTGACTTTGTAAATGCACATATTTTACTACTTCTTTAGGAAGGAAAAAACATGGATAGGTTTACTCCAAGTGTCATTGTACCACCCTTTATAATTGGCTATCCACATCTTTTGAAGCTTGTTTCTTGATCTGCACAAATATAATATCTTTTGATGAGtgctttttaatttttttttgttctaatGATCATTTATACATGTACATTTAGTCGTAAAGCCGcataaggtttttttttttttttaatcttttgtgCTTAGTATGAATAAAATTGAGTTAggcaaaaaattttttaaacccAAATTGGATTTTAATCTTTTCTATAATGGTGTTATCTTGAATGCTTTTAGGATGTAATAATCACTACTATTTTCTTCAAATCTTAAACATTCCTTGGTTCAAACTTCTTTTCAATTGCGACGAAGATTTCAATGTCATAGTTATCCATAACCAatgttttttttgaaattatgtgTTGCAATCACAATAATACCTTAACTTTTACGCGGCAAGATTACTTAATCTTATTTTGCTGATCAGACAAGGTTGTATTGCTTCAAGATTCAACCAAATTAAGTGAGTATTAAACTAAACTGAAGGGTATTAGGTAATTGTTTACATTTTATGAAAAGGCTTGGTTCTTGCTTCGAGTTGACCATCAATATTTATTTCTAAATTCAGCAGTACCAGAGGAAAGTGCCTCCAACCAAAAAGACAACTTATCCAACTCGTTCCCTTCCATG is part of the Coffea eugenioides isolate CCC68of chromosome 6, Ceug_1.0, whole genome shotgun sequence genome and encodes:
- the LOC113774002 gene encoding RING-H2 finger protein ATL8-like gives rise to the protein MTVISTIAAASLRTLRTILDFHSRSLWSRDDSPNIADQSPELRCVICLRDISSGEKYRVLPECNHGFHVDCIDVWLQKNSTCPLCRCPAPYTSMKLQQHDYELQLLYLHDAILSCFIFLVDHFWTWFVDPIGLDRACEDNYQSLP